Proteins encoded within one genomic window of Etheostoma cragini isolate CJK2018 chromosome 21, CSU_Ecrag_1.0, whole genome shotgun sequence:
- the bsk146 gene encoding serine/threonine-protein kinase SBK1 — translation MSSSPLVSRANMDILDELQLIAAQNLERLEVNKYYEVIRELGKGTYGKVDLVIHKIRGTKMALKFLKKKTTKLKSFLREYSISLYLSPCPFIINMFGIAFETDDYYVFAQEYALAGDLFDIIPPQVGLPEAVAKRCVHQVAIALDYLHCKKLVHRDIKPENILIFDRECRKVKLSDFGMTRRAGSPVKRVSGTIPYTAPELCDVSRHEGFCVDYSTDVWAFGVLLFCMLTGNFPWEKALPSDSFYQEFIRWQRRRTNTVPSQWRRFTEQALRMFRRLLSVEQDRRCSVKEVFGYFSHSWMLDAENNTNNGNGNSNGGGGGERVGGGGGGGGVRGEGDGTISSSSSGEEDEELLVEKMKQQTLSPLSPMSPVAVERGSGGGAKGGMMEPGGGHHFVSVSTNSSVSSTNSYDRMPRENSSPGGRMLVATPIEICV, via the exons ATGAGTTCTTCACCGCTGGTGTCTCGAGCCAACATGGACATCCTGGACGAGCTGCAGCTGATCGCGGCCCAGAACCTGGAGAGGCTGGAGGTGAACAAGTACTACGAGGTGATCAGGGAGCTGGGCAAGGGCACCTACGGCAAGGTGGATCTGGTCATTCACAAGATCAGAG gtacaaaaatgGCACTGAAGTTcctgaagaagaagacaacGAAGCTGAAGTCGTTCCTGCGGGAGTACAGCATCTCCCTCTACCTGTCCCCCTGCCCGTTCATCATCAACATGTTCGGCATCGCTTTTGAGACAGACGACTACTATGTGTTCGCGCAGGAGTACGCCCTGGCGGGGGACCTTTTCGATATCATTCCTCCACAG GTTGGTCTTCCTGAGGCAGTGGCAAAGCGCTGTGTGCACCAAGTAGCCATCGCTCTGGACTACCTGCACTGTAAGAAGCTGGTCCACAGGGACATAAAGCCCGAAAACATCCTCATTTTTGACCGAGAGTGCCGCAAAGTGAAGCTGTCTGATTTCGGCATGACCCGCCGGGCTGGCTCACCTGTGAAGAGA GTGAGCGGCACCATTCCCTACACTGCCCCGGAGCTCTGTGACGTGTCCCGCCACGAGGGTTTCTGCGTGGACTACAGCACCGATGTCTGGGCCTTCGGTGTGCTGCTCTTCTGCATGCTGACTGGCAACTTCCCCTGGGAGAAGGCGCTGCCCTCAGACTCCTTCTACCAGGAGTTCATCCgctggcagaggaggaggacaaacACGGTGCCGTCCCAGTGGAGACGCTTCACCGAGCAGGCGCTCCGCATGTTTCGGCGGCTGCTCTCCGTGGAACAGGACCGCCGCTGCTCCGTCAAAGAGGTTTTCGGGTACTTCAGCCACTCTTGGATGCTGGACGCGGAGAACAACACCAACAACGGCAATGGCAACAGCAACGGCGGAGGTGGTGGAGAGAGGGTGggcggtggaggaggtggaggaggggtgcGGGGAGAGGGCGATGGCACCATCTCGTCATCGTCATCCggggaggaagacgaggagcTCCTTGTGGAGAAAATGAAGCAGCAGACtttatctcctctctctcccatgTCTCCGGTGGCAGTGGAGAGGGGGAGCGGGGGCGGGGCTAAAGGCGGCATGATGGAACCAGGCGGTGGCCACCATTTTGTGTCCGTCTCCACCAACAGCTCTGTGTCCTCCACCAACAGCTACGACCGAATGCCGCGAGAAAACAGTTCCCCGGGCGGCCGCATGCTGGTGGCCACGCCCATTGAAATCTGCGTCTGA